The proteins below come from a single Chitinophaga pinensis DSM 2588 genomic window:
- a CDS encoding glycoside hydrolase family 19 protein, with protein sequence MKTARFIVFLLLCCMSTAFSQSITDVITSAEWDVLFPHRFNPDDRTGSGTLPTTAAKDFYSYANFREAVRLMSNIKIISERRCATNAYKLTRVDKTTGASVVIRQDADFSVSPNAIIREEIDYATFAGEGDLIVRKRELMAFLANISQETTGGWPTAPGGQYAWGLYFREEVGYEGTSNIGYREASTQYPPAAGKSYHGRGPIQLSWNYNYGQASEFIFGDKNVLLANPEKVIQDGVIAFQTGIWFWMAQQYPKQSCHDVMIPGKWEPTAAQIAGGLKPGFGATVNIINGGLECNKGTENTKVLSRIAHYQRYTGIKQVSMELNGGNNAVNCGCANMAPFAIDNTECSQITALTFTSPANGILSVTSLSPVTLTVAKSDPKNEITQVFIKIGGLRLAGTSIQWTPTAYGQQTATAVGLRNGKDSIVTTINFTVWNSQTFAGCASLPAWESTKIYEAAGNIVRYNSVIYRNLWWAGSGDVPGTNSTWAVVGACNGNGGDGGGTGQPCGGVQGWTPGGIYTQGVKVAYGNKIYQAKWWTQGDQPDTNTGDAKPWTFVSNCPVALAGAITTAAVLSQTSATENTLKVYPNPVNGNTLTVTIDGKGKERLLVSLLRAETGQPVLQQIVQPNGSGAQQVQLDISRVPSGTLILKVDSGRYGVMGTKKIIRIK encoded by the coding sequence ATGAAAACTGCACGTTTCATTGTCTTCCTATTGCTATGCTGTATGTCCACAGCTTTCTCCCAATCGATTACTGATGTTATCACCAGTGCTGAATGGGATGTTTTATTTCCACATCGTTTTAATCCTGATGACCGTACCGGTAGTGGTACTTTACCCACTACAGCCGCGAAGGATTTCTATTCTTACGCCAATTTCAGAGAAGCCGTAAGACTGATGTCCAACATCAAGATTATTTCTGAAAGACGTTGTGCGACCAATGCCTACAAACTGACCCGTGTGGACAAAACCACCGGCGCTTCAGTGGTAATCCGTCAGGATGCGGATTTCAGCGTTTCTCCTAACGCTATTATCCGCGAGGAGATCGATTATGCCACCTTTGCGGGCGAGGGCGACCTGATTGTCCGTAAAAGGGAGCTGATGGCATTCCTCGCCAATATCTCCCAGGAAACCACCGGTGGCTGGCCTACGGCACCTGGCGGTCAGTATGCCTGGGGATTGTATTTCCGCGAAGAAGTAGGTTATGAAGGTACCAGCAACATCGGTTACCGCGAAGCCAGCACACAGTATCCGCCTGCTGCGGGTAAATCCTACCATGGCCGTGGTCCGATCCAGTTAAGCTGGAACTATAACTACGGTCAGGCAAGTGAATTTATCTTCGGTGACAAGAACGTATTACTCGCTAATCCGGAGAAAGTGATCCAGGATGGCGTGATTGCTTTCCAGACAGGTATCTGGTTCTGGATGGCCCAGCAGTATCCCAAACAGTCCTGCCATGATGTAATGATCCCTGGTAAATGGGAACCTACTGCTGCACAGATAGCCGGTGGCCTGAAACCCGGTTTTGGCGCTACGGTGAATATCATTAACGGCGGACTGGAATGTAACAAGGGAACAGAGAACACGAAAGTACTCAGCCGTATTGCGCATTATCAGCGTTATACCGGTATCAAACAGGTAAGCATGGAGCTGAATGGCGGTAATAATGCGGTTAACTGTGGTTGCGCGAATATGGCTCCTTTTGCCATCGACAACACGGAGTGTTCACAGATCACGGCATTGACCTTCACTTCTCCTGCGAATGGTATTCTCAGTGTGACTTCCCTGTCTCCTGTGACACTGACGGTTGCGAAAAGCGATCCGAAGAATGAGATCACCCAGGTATTCATCAAAATCGGCGGTCTGAGGCTGGCAGGTACCAGCATACAATGGACGCCGACTGCTTATGGTCAGCAAACGGCGACTGCTGTCGGGCTGAGAAATGGTAAGGACTCCATCGTGACCACCATCAATTTCACGGTATGGAACAGCCAGACTTTCGCCGGTTGTGCTTCTCTGCCAGCCTGGGAATCAACGAAGATTTATGAAGCTGCCGGCAATATCGTTCGTTATAACAGCGTGATCTACCGCAACCTATGGTGGGCTGGTAGCGGCGATGTACCAGGTACTAACAGCACCTGGGCCGTTGTAGGCGCATGTAACGGTAATGGCGGCGATGGCGGTGGTACCGGTCAGCCATGTGGTGGCGTACAGGGATGGACGCCAGGCGGTATCTATACCCAGGGCGTGAAAGTGGCTTATGGCAATAAGATCTATCAGGCAAAATGGTGGACACAGGGCGATCAGCCGGATACCAATACCGGAGATGCGAAACCCTGGACTTTTGTAAGTAATTGTCCGGTAGCTTTGGCGGGTGCGATAACAACAGCGGCGGTTCTCAGTCAAACATCAGCCACTGAAAACACGCTGAAGGTTTATCCAAACCCGGTGAATGGCAACACATTGACGGTGACCATAGACGGTAAAGGCAAGGAGAGACTGTTGGTATCATTGCTGCGTGCTGAAACCGGTCAGCCGGTATTACAGCAGATCGTTCAGCCAAATGGCAGTGGGGCCCAACAGGTACAGCTGGATATCAGCCGTGTACCTTCCGGTACCCTGATCCTGAAAGTTGACAGCGGCAGATATGGTGTAATGGGCACTAAGAAGATCATCCGCATAAAATAA
- a CDS encoding alpha/beta hydrolase, with amino-acid sequence MKTTLCTLLLSLFAMQAFAQNKEKDIIHLWPGAVPGETAPKKPAVPTSDSSKGVIRLTDVTDPVMQVFLPEKSKANGAAVIVCPGGGYQILAINLEGYEIAQWLNGLGYTAFVLQYRVPQKQEGALQDVQRALRLVRSKASEWQLQPSKIGVLGFSAGGSLSARASTLYNKQSYTPIDKADSASARPDFALLIYPAYLDLGPNHSITPELEIDNHTPPTFLFATADDPYANSALIMAGALREAKVHVELHLYAKGGHGYGLRPDNKAGLAWTTLASHWLERNVREK; translated from the coding sequence ATGAAAACGACATTGTGTACACTCTTACTCTCATTGTTCGCTATGCAGGCATTTGCGCAAAACAAGGAAAAAGACATCATTCACCTGTGGCCAGGCGCCGTACCAGGAGAAACAGCGCCTAAAAAACCGGCTGTTCCGACCAGCGACAGCAGCAAAGGCGTCATCAGACTAACAGATGTAACCGATCCTGTCATGCAGGTATTCCTGCCGGAGAAAAGCAAGGCCAATGGGGCAGCAGTAATTGTGTGTCCGGGAGGCGGCTACCAGATTCTTGCCATCAACCTGGAAGGTTATGAAATTGCCCAATGGCTGAACGGACTGGGTTATACCGCCTTTGTACTGCAATACCGGGTACCACAGAAGCAGGAAGGCGCTTTACAGGACGTACAGCGCGCTTTACGCCTCGTACGCTCCAAAGCTTCAGAATGGCAGCTGCAACCGTCAAAAATCGGCGTATTGGGTTTCTCTGCCGGTGGCAGCCTCAGTGCCCGTGCCAGCACCCTGTATAACAAACAGAGCTACACCCCTATCGACAAAGCCGATAGTGCCTCCGCCCGTCCCGACTTTGCCCTGCTGATCTATCCCGCTTATCTTGACCTGGGCCCCAATCACAGCATTACACCTGAATTAGAGATAGATAACCATACCCCTCCTACTTTCCTGTTCGCCACTGCCGACGATCCATATGCCAACAGCGCACTAATCATGGCCGGCGCATTACGGGAAGCCAAGGTGCATGTTGAACTGCACCTCTATGCCAAAGGCGGGCACGGCTATGGCCTCCGTCCTGATAATAAAGCCGGACTCGCCTGGACCACCCTCGCTTCCCACTGGCTGGAAAGGAATGTCAGGGAAAAATGA
- a CDS encoding PAS domain-containing sensor histidine kinase, with protein MKKWITKLTTMFSGNSVYKKEYNKELQRFEALFNYASIGILVTNQQGQIVLINDFALRQFGYEREELMGDRIEKLMPQRFRHRHVDHRDHYNHHPQSRPMGIGLDLFAVKKDGTEFPVEISLSQYEHEEGAFVIAYINNITERKKAEEKIEKLNNELEHKISERTQQLTTALEQLEHSKQEVMTALNKEKELSELKSRFVSMASHEFRTPLSTILSSAFLVNQYTTEAEQPKRSKHIQRIISSVTLLTEVLNDFLSVGKIEEGGVQVRTSTFDLQQHVTAIIQEMQDIVQEGQRIQYEHIGATAAQLDPSLLKHILLNLLGNAIKFSGKHAVIQVHTEHTGNDVILRVKDSGIGISQEDQQHLFERFFRGANVSNIQGTGLGLHIVSRYAELMNGYITCESELNKGTTFIVTFRQL; from the coding sequence ATGAAGAAGTGGATCACCAAGCTGACAACAATGTTCTCTGGCAATAGCGTTTACAAAAAAGAATATAACAAGGAGCTCCAGCGCTTTGAAGCCCTGTTCAATTACGCCAGTATCGGTATACTCGTGACCAACCAGCAGGGCCAGATCGTGCTGATCAACGACTTCGCCCTCAGACAGTTCGGCTACGAACGGGAAGAACTCATGGGTGACCGTATCGAAAAACTCATGCCGCAACGCTTCCGTCACCGGCATGTGGATCACAGAGATCATTACAATCATCATCCGCAAAGCCGCCCGATGGGTATTGGCCTGGATCTTTTTGCCGTTAAAAAAGACGGTACGGAATTTCCTGTGGAGATCAGTCTCAGTCAGTATGAACATGAAGAAGGCGCTTTTGTGATCGCCTATATCAACAATATTACAGAAAGAAAAAAGGCGGAAGAAAAGATCGAAAAACTGAACAATGAACTGGAACACAAGATCAGTGAACGTACGCAACAGCTGACCACTGCCCTTGAACAACTGGAACATTCGAAACAGGAGGTCATGACCGCGCTCAATAAAGAAAAAGAGCTCAGCGAACTGAAATCCCGTTTCGTATCGATGGCCTCTCACGAGTTCCGTACACCACTCAGTACCATCCTGTCATCTGCATTCCTGGTCAATCAGTATACGACAGAAGCTGAACAACCGAAACGCAGTAAACATATACAACGTATCATCTCTTCCGTGACCCTGCTGACGGAAGTACTGAACGATTTTCTGTCTGTGGGCAAGATCGAAGAAGGCGGCGTACAGGTACGCACCAGCACTTTTGATCTGCAGCAACATGTCACGGCTATCATACAGGAGATGCAGGATATTGTACAGGAAGGACAACGTATTCAGTATGAACACATCGGCGCAACAGCAGCGCAGCTCGACCCTTCCCTGCTGAAACATATTCTGTTAAACCTGCTGGGAAATGCTATCAAATTCTCTGGAAAACACGCTGTTATACAGGTGCATACAGAACATACCGGAAATGATGTAATATTGAGGGTGAAAGACAGCGGTATCGGCATATCCCAGGAGGACCAGCAACACCTGTTCGAACGTTTTTTCAGGGGCGCCAACGTAAGCAATATCCAGGGTACTGGTCTTGGTTTACATATCGTTAGCAGATACGCTGAACTGATGAACGGATACATCACCTGCGAAAGCGAACTGAATAAAGGCACCACCTTCATCGTCACTTTCAGGCAATTATAA
- a CDS encoding response regulator, translated as MKTILLIEDNDDIRENTAEILELANYRVLTAENGKTGVEMALEELPDLIVCDIMMPVLDGYGVLHLLQKHPEVEDTPFIFLTAKSERGDFRKGMEMGADDYITKPFSGTDLLNAVESRLKKSELKKQVLPADMEGVQQLLLTATGANPLKTLMEEGNTDRYKKKQLIYQEGNRPTSLYFIQKGRVKTYKVNNDGKELAVNLYSAGEFLGYVALLEGSNYHENAEALEACELTAIPREDFETLINNNREVAQQFIRLLAKNITEKEQQLLHLAYSSLRKKVAEALLFLKKKYHHVTDQPFSIDISRENLATIAGTATESMIRTLGDFRDEKLLEIKQGVITILNEQKLANLVN; from the coding sequence ATGAAAACGATCCTGCTGATAGAAGATAATGACGATATTCGCGAAAATACTGCCGAAATACTGGAACTTGCCAATTACAGGGTCCTGACGGCTGAAAATGGGAAAACCGGCGTGGAAATGGCTCTGGAAGAACTGCCCGACCTGATCGTATGTGATATTATGATGCCTGTGCTGGATGGTTATGGCGTACTGCACCTGTTGCAAAAACACCCGGAAGTCGAAGATACCCCTTTCATATTCCTCACCGCCAAAAGCGAACGCGGAGACTTCCGCAAAGGAATGGAAATGGGCGCAGACGATTATATCACCAAACCTTTCAGCGGTACAGACCTTTTAAATGCAGTAGAAAGCAGATTAAAAAAGTCAGAACTTAAAAAACAGGTGTTACCTGCAGATATGGAAGGAGTACAACAACTGCTGTTGACAGCTACAGGCGCTAATCCTCTGAAAACATTGATGGAAGAGGGTAATACAGACAGGTACAAAAAGAAACAACTGATTTACCAGGAAGGTAATCGTCCGACCAGCCTTTATTTTATCCAGAAAGGCCGTGTGAAAACCTATAAGGTGAACAACGACGGAAAAGAGCTCGCTGTCAATCTGTACAGCGCCGGCGAATTCCTCGGATACGTCGCCCTGCTCGAAGGCAGCAACTACCATGAAAACGCCGAAGCACTGGAAGCTTGCGAACTGACCGCTATTCCCAGAGAGGATTTTGAAACGCTGATCAATAATAACCGCGAAGTAGCACAACAATTCATCCGCCTGCTCGCTAAAAATATCACAGAAAAAGAACAGCAACTGCTGCACCTTGCCTATAGTTCACTGCGTAAAAAAGTAGCAGAAGCATTGCTCTTCCTGAAAAAGAAATACCATCACGTAACTGACCAGCCGTTCTCCATAGATATCTCCCGCGAAAACCTCGCTACCATCGCAGGTACCGCTACGGAATCCATGATCCGTACACTGGGCGACTTCAGAGACGAGAAACTACTGGAAATAAAACAGGGCGTCATCACCATCCTGAATGAACAGAAACTCGCCAACCTGGTGAATTAA
- a CDS encoding MauE/DoxX family redox-associated membrane protein, whose product MSRKLLSDILSALLVFLFIYTGMSKLLDYHTFRRQLGQSPFITLYAPVIVWALPLGEIIIAGLLLYTRTRLMGFYLSFFLLSLFTFYLVAMLRLSYFIPCSCGGVLQHLSWNAHIVFNIVFVILSTIGVLLHAKQQSAQPAN is encoded by the coding sequence ATGTCAAGAAAATTGTTATCAGACATTCTATCTGCTCTACTGGTATTCCTTTTTATTTATACCGGTATGAGTAAATTGCTCGACTATCATACATTCCGGCGGCAATTGGGACAATCGCCTTTTATCACTTTGTACGCGCCTGTTATCGTCTGGGCACTACCATTGGGGGAAATAATTATTGCGGGACTACTACTCTATACCCGCACACGTTTAATGGGGTTTTATCTTTCTTTTTTTCTTTTAAGCCTTTTTACATTTTATCTGGTAGCTATGCTGCGGCTTAGTTATTTTATTCCTTGTTCCTGCGGAGGTGTTTTACAACATCTTTCATGGAACGCACACATTGTTTTTAATATCGTCTTTGTCATACTATCAACTATCGGGGTACTGCTGCACGCAAAACAACAAAGTGCACAACCAGCCAACTGA
- a CDS encoding RagB/SusD family nutrient uptake outer membrane protein has protein sequence MSYRVLYFIICCFSLTVSCKKLIEVDSPSDEIPAEDIYNDDRLADAAVADLYFQLSDYFPSNVLPLINGMTADELSPLNSYQQVYANNAIPPGDVQLLSCWRRMYQVIYGANAILEGISASKGVSTEKGRQLKAEASFLRAFCYYYLVNCWGEVPLVTTTNVNETSLAARTPEVDIYRQIIADLSAAAALLPPAYVSSEKVRANRWAVMALLARVYLQQDRWEDALALSSAVINSGEYTPLIAVDSVFLRNSRPAILQLWRNEGYTFAGQTFLPLTVVGGFSLYPFTADFMRTFEANDKRRTSWTSPFFYGGALYYNSSKYRNRTAALPGKEEYVMLLRIEEQYLIRAEAAARLDNTGSAIADLNVLRARAGLSPLSAGTMRDSCLMYVERERRMELFTEWGDRWFSLKRTGSIDSVMRILKPSWKTTAALYPIPQEERNRNPHLTQNDGYQ, from the coding sequence ATGTCGTATCGTGTATTGTATTTTATCATTTGCTGCTTTTCACTCACAGTTTCCTGTAAGAAGCTGATAGAGGTGGACTCGCCTTCTGACGAGATTCCCGCCGAAGACATATATAACGATGATCGCCTGGCAGATGCTGCGGTGGCAGATCTTTATTTTCAGTTGTCTGATTATTTCCCGAGTAATGTATTGCCATTGATTAACGGCATGACAGCAGATGAACTTTCTCCGCTGAACAGCTATCAGCAGGTATATGCCAATAATGCTATTCCACCGGGAGATGTACAGCTGTTATCCTGCTGGAGAAGAATGTACCAGGTGATATATGGCGCCAATGCGATACTGGAAGGCATCAGCGCCAGCAAGGGGGTGTCCACTGAAAAGGGCCGGCAACTGAAAGCAGAAGCCAGTTTTTTAAGAGCATTCTGTTATTATTACCTGGTGAACTGCTGGGGAGAAGTACCATTAGTGACTACGACTAACGTCAATGAGACATCACTGGCGGCGAGAACGCCGGAAGTGGATATCTACAGACAGATCATTGCCGATCTTTCTGCTGCTGCTGCCTTGTTGCCGCCCGCTTATGTAAGCAGTGAAAAGGTAAGGGCAAACAGATGGGCTGTCATGGCATTACTGGCGAGGGTCTATCTGCAACAGGACAGATGGGAGGATGCCCTGGCCTTATCTTCCGCAGTGATTAATTCCGGTGAGTATACCCCGCTGATTGCTGTTGACAGCGTCTTTCTGCGGAATAGTCGTCCGGCGATATTACAGTTGTGGCGTAATGAAGGATATACTTTTGCCGGACAAACTTTTCTGCCTTTAACAGTCGTAGGTGGTTTTTCACTTTATCCATTCACGGCAGATTTTATGCGCACGTTTGAAGCGAATGATAAGCGAAGAACCAGCTGGACCAGTCCGTTTTTCTATGGCGGTGCGCTTTATTATAACAGTAGTAAATACCGTAACCGTACGGCTGCTTTACCCGGAAAAGAGGAATATGTGATGCTGCTGCGTATAGAGGAGCAGTATCTTATCCGCGCGGAAGCGGCGGCCAGACTGGATAATACAGGCAGTGCAATTGCAGATCTCAATGTGCTGAGAGCGAGGGCTGGATTGTCTCCTTTGTCCGCAGGCACTATGAGAGATTCCTGTCTCATGTATGTTGAGCGGGAACGACGCATGGAACTTTTCACGGAATGGGGCGACCGCTGGTTTAGTTTAAAACGAACCGGCAGCATTGATTCCGTGATGCGCATATTAAAGCCTTCCTGGAAAACGACGGCAGCGCTTTATCCGATACCACAGGAGGAACGAAACAGGAACCCTCATCTTACACAGAATGACGGGTATCAGTGA
- a CDS encoding SusC/RagA family TonB-linked outer membrane protein — protein MVKHVCKAIRILLILCCLLFPATRMIAQGTTDGARVTITGKHIPLTTVFKSITRQTGYFFVFDNAIIDGNEKISLNYKNASWEEVLTYVLQNRNISWLKQGKRIYLQVAEPDKKAELSNTVETMVTIRGHITDIGNQPVPGATILVKGTSRGVTTGANGEFVLAGVSPGALLRISSLGYRPIDTILRSEPLHEIKLGDAVNTLDATVVIGYGSSSRRRLTGAVSRMTAEQLANQPVANVLSALQGQIPGIQVTSTNGLPGAQIKLFIRGRNSIAAGNDPLFIIDGVPFDITPLNNTEDLFGAAGRISPFTSINPADIESIDVLKDADATAIYGSRGANGVILITTKKGEAGDPRLDLNIRTGIGVTAGQMSLLGIKDYLTIRREAFLNDGVQPTVANAPDLLLWDTTLSTNWFKKLMGGTAPVTNAQLGFSGGSNYNTFLLSGNYYREGTVLPADLGYHRGGFHLSFQHHHPEQRLEAAFSASFVADNNRSIANDIFGFYTLPPDYPLYDSSGHYYWGSSFDNPLASLQQQSNSKTNNLLSNLVLRYRVLPGLILKTSLGLSDIRMKQFFSFPQSTQHPNNAPTSFIRVANNNRESFIVEPQADYNLRLGKGNIHALIGGTWQQTTRKGTQAIGQGYADEAVMESLESADTIIYRPDSYALYRYVSFFSRFTYDWKRKYLLNVSYRRDGSSRFGPGRQFGDFGSVGLGWVFTEESFVRRFSWLSFGKLRASGGFTGNDQIADYQYMRNYGTNGNYTGDNTLAPLRLADDRYSWEANKKMEAAIELGFLNDKLFFSAAKYCNRSSNQLVGYQLPGVTGFTSYQANLPAVVENTGWELEVRTNNFKRQDFSWTTAANISFFSNKLRRFNSLAVSSYANAFVIGQSLNIKRGYHFTGVDPQTGVPRFEDVNHDGKLSSLNDYVTIANLDPKFYGGIQNDLHYKNISLGFFWQFVKQEGTFPSVRPGQFANQLTESLERWRKPGDVTDIPRATATAGNTAYDMSSMLPLSNAGYQDASYVRLKNVYISYTMPEAVLRKVRLQLCKFYLQGQNLLTITGYKGADPETQILTPVLRVITSGIQLTL, from the coding sequence ATGGTAAAGCATGTTTGTAAGGCGATCAGGATCCTATTGATACTGTGCTGTCTGTTGTTTCCAGCTACCCGAATGATAGCACAGGGCACAACGGATGGGGCGAGGGTTACTATTACCGGTAAACACATTCCACTCACTACTGTTTTCAAAAGTATTACCCGGCAAACCGGGTATTTTTTCGTTTTTGATAATGCCATTATCGACGGCAACGAAAAGATCTCTCTCAATTATAAAAATGCCTCCTGGGAAGAAGTACTCACCTATGTCTTACAGAACAGGAATATCAGTTGGCTGAAACAGGGAAAACGCATTTATCTACAGGTTGCAGAACCAGATAAAAAGGCAGAACTGAGCAATACGGTAGAAACGATGGTCACTATCCGTGGCCATATTACGGATATCGGCAATCAGCCGGTACCCGGCGCTACTATTCTTGTAAAAGGGACTTCCCGTGGGGTCACCACCGGGGCTAACGGAGAGTTTGTACTGGCTGGCGTATCGCCGGGAGCCTTATTGCGTATTTCTTCACTGGGTTACCGTCCGATAGATACCATATTGCGCAGCGAGCCTCTGCATGAAATAAAGCTCGGAGATGCTGTCAATACCCTGGATGCGACTGTAGTGATCGGATATGGTTCCAGTAGTCGCAGGAGATTAACGGGAGCTGTCAGCCGGATGACGGCGGAGCAGTTAGCCAATCAACCGGTAGCCAATGTATTATCCGCTTTACAGGGGCAGATTCCGGGCATACAGGTGACCAGTACCAACGGATTACCCGGTGCGCAGATAAAACTGTTTATCCGTGGCCGGAACTCTATTGCTGCGGGCAATGATCCCCTCTTCATCATTGATGGTGTACCATTCGATATTACACCACTGAATAATACAGAAGACCTGTTCGGCGCAGCCGGACGTATCAGTCCTTTTACCAGTATCAATCCCGCCGATATTGAAAGTATCGACGTACTGAAAGATGCAGATGCGACTGCCATTTATGGGTCCAGAGGGGCCAATGGCGTTATATTAATCACGACAAAAAAGGGAGAGGCGGGAGATCCCCGCTTAGACCTGAATATACGTACAGGTATTGGCGTCACAGCAGGACAGATGTCCCTGCTGGGGATCAAAGATTACCTGACCATCAGAAGGGAGGCTTTTCTGAATGATGGTGTACAGCCGACAGTGGCCAATGCCCCGGATCTCCTGCTCTGGGATACGACACTGTCTACCAACTGGTTCAAAAAACTCATGGGAGGTACAGCGCCTGTAACCAATGCACAGCTGGGTTTTTCGGGTGGCAGTAATTACAATACCTTCCTTTTGAGCGGGAATTATTACAGAGAAGGAACCGTATTGCCGGCCGACCTGGGATATCACCGGGGTGGTTTTCATCTGAGTTTTCAGCACCATCATCCGGAGCAGCGTCTGGAAGCCGCTTTTTCAGCGAGCTTTGTGGCAGATAATAACCGGAGTATTGCGAATGATATTTTCGGATTTTATACGCTCCCACCTGATTATCCTTTATACGACAGCAGCGGTCATTATTATTGGGGCTCTTCTTTTGACAATCCGCTGGCATCGCTGCAGCAACAGTCAAACAGCAAGACCAATAATCTGTTAAGCAACCTGGTATTGCGGTACAGGGTATTGCCCGGGCTTATTCTGAAAACCAGTCTGGGGTTGTCCGATATACGGATGAAGCAGTTTTTTTCCTTTCCACAGTCTACCCAACATCCGAATAATGCACCTACCAGTTTTATCCGCGTTGCAAACAACAACCGGGAATCTTTTATTGTCGAACCACAGGCAGATTACAACCTGCGTCTTGGAAAAGGTAATATACATGCATTAATTGGCGGTACCTGGCAACAAACAACCCGTAAAGGTACACAGGCTATTGGTCAGGGATACGCGGATGAAGCCGTGATGGAATCCCTGGAAAGTGCAGATACGATTATATACCGGCCGGACTCTTATGCACTGTACCGTTATGTGTCTTTCTTCAGCCGTTTTACTTATGACTGGAAAAGAAAATACCTGTTGAATGTGAGTTACAGGCGTGATGGTTCTTCCCGTTTCGGACCGGGAAGACAGTTTGGTGATTTTGGCTCTGTCGGACTCGGTTGGGTATTTACAGAAGAGTCATTCGTACGCCGTTTTTCCTGGCTGAGTTTTGGTAAGCTAAGAGCGAGTGGTGGTTTTACTGGTAATGACCAGATCGCGGACTATCAGTATATGCGTAACTACGGCACGAACGGCAATTATACAGGCGATAATACCCTGGCGCCTTTACGGCTGGCAGACGACAGGTACAGCTGGGAGGCCAATAAGAAGATGGAGGCGGCGATAGAACTGGGTTTCCTCAATGATAAACTTTTCTTTTCGGCAGCAAAATATTGTAACCGCAGCAGTAATCAGCTGGTAGGTTATCAGTTGCCCGGTGTGACCGGTTTTACCAGTTACCAGGCTAATCTGCCTGCAGTAGTGGAGAATACCGGCTGGGAACTGGAGGTACGGACAAATAATTTCAAACGGCAGGATTTTAGCTGGACGACGGCTGCGAATATTTCTTTTTTCAGCAACAAACTCAGAAGATTCAATAGTCTTGCTGTATCATCTTATGCGAATGCTTTTGTAATAGGGCAGTCGCTGAATATCAAAAGAGGTTATCATTTTACAGGTGTAGATCCACAGACAGGCGTTCCCCGGTTTGAAGATGTGAATCATGATGGTAAACTATCCTCGCTGAATGATTATGTGACGATAGCTAACCTGGATCCGAAATTTTATGGAGGCATACAGAATGATCTGCACTATAAAAATATCAGCCTTGGTTTTTTCTGGCAGTTTGTAAAGCAAGAGGGAACATTTCCTTCTGTTCGTCCGGGGCAGTTTGCCAACCAGTTGACAGAGAGCCTGGAGCGATGGCGTAAACCAGGAGACGTTACGGATATTCCCCGTGCAACGGCGACTGCAGGTAATACGGCATATGATATGAGCAGTATGTTACCCTTGTCAAATGCCGGGTATCAGGATGCTTCGTATGTGCGGCTGAAGAACGTTTATATTTCTTATACCATGCCTGAAGCGGTATTGAGAAAGGTGCGGCTACAGTTGTGTAAATTTTATCTGCAGGGGCAGAACCTGCTGACCATCACCGGTTATAAAGGCGCTGATCCGGAAACGCAGATCCTGACACCTGTGTTGCGGGTTATTACCAGTGGGATTCAGTTAACATTATAA